In Oceanotoga teriensis, the following proteins share a genomic window:
- the pheS gene encoding phenylalanine--tRNA ligase subunit alpha, with product MDLNKDQIMMNLKNKIDSVKNLEDFKVLKSEFLGKKGQVTQLMKNISKIDKEKKKEYGQKVNQLKSEIEDVLNSFMEELNEKKKKSEELKDWVDVTVRGAKNSYGKEHLINKTIRESFEIFTNLGFTVVEGNEIEEPWFNFDALNTPEWHPARDMQDTFYLNLEKTLLRTHTSGVQIRTMTKMNPPIAVVSSGRVYRKDEIDATHSAMFYQLEGLFIDKKVTVGNLRKFLEIYTKKMFGDSLKVLLRPSYFPFVEPGFEVDVSCINCGGKGCSVCKNTGWIEVLGAGLVHPNVLKNVGFDPDEWQGLAFGVGVERIAMLKYGVSNMREFFKNDIRFVE from the coding sequence ATGGATTTGAACAAAGATCAGATAATGATGAATCTCAAGAATAAAATAGATTCTGTAAAAAACCTTGAAGATTTCAAAGTACTCAAATCAGAGTTCCTTGGAAAAAAAGGTCAAGTAACTCAATTAATGAAAAATATTTCAAAAATTGATAAAGAAAAAAAGAAAGAATATGGTCAAAAAGTTAATCAATTAAAATCTGAAATAGAAGATGTTTTAAATTCTTTTATGGAAGAATTAAATGAAAAAAAGAAAAAATCAGAAGAATTAAAAGACTGGGTTGATGTAACAGTTAGAGGTGCCAAAAATTCTTATGGTAAGGAACATTTAATAAATAAAACAATAAGAGAATCATTTGAAATATTTACAAATCTTGGATTTACAGTGGTTGAAGGAAATGAAATCGAAGAACCTTGGTTTAATTTTGATGCATTGAATACTCCTGAATGGCATCCTGCAAGAGACATGCAGGACACTTTTTATTTGAATCTCGAAAAAACATTATTAAGAACTCATACATCTGGAGTACAAATAAGAACTATGACTAAAATGAATCCACCAATAGCGGTCGTTTCGTCTGGTAGAGTTTATAGAAAAGATGAAATAGATGCCACACATTCAGCTATGTTTTATCAATTAGAAGGACTTTTTATAGATAAAAAAGTAACTGTTGGAAATCTTAGAAAATTTCTCGAAATATACACAAAAAAAATGTTTGGAGATTCTTTAAAGGTATTATTGAGACCAAGTTATTTTCCTTTCGTTGAACCTGGTTTTGAAGTTGATGTTAGCTGTATAAACTGTGGAGGAAAAGGTTGTAGTGTATGTAAAAATACTGGCTGGATAGAAGTTCTTGGAGCCGGACTTGTTCATCCAAATGTTTTGAAAAATGTTGGATTCGACCCAGATGAATGGCAAGGATTAGCTTTTGGTGTCGGTGTAGAAAGGATAGCCATGTTAAAATATGGAGTTTCAAATATGAGAGAATTTTTCAAAAACGATATAAGATTTGTAGAGTGA
- a CDS encoding co-chaperone GroES, whose amino-acid sequence MNVKPLGNRLLIKTIVEEKKTEGGIVLPDSAKEKPQTALVVEVGNLEDLDLKAGDKVIFSKYAGSEIKVDGEDHIIIDADDVLAKVED is encoded by the coding sequence ATGAATGTAAAACCTTTGGGAAACAGATTGTTGATCAAAACTATAGTAGAAGAAAAGAAAACAGAAGGTGGCATTGTATTGCCTGATTCAGCAAAAGAAAAACCTCAGACTGCTTTAGTAGTTGAAGTGGGAAACTTAGAGGACCTCGATTTAAAAGCTGGAGATAAAGTTATATTCTCTAAATATGCTGGTTCCGAAATCAAGGTTGATGGTGAAGACCATATAATAATCGATGCAGACGATGTTCTTGCAAAAGTAGAAGACTAA
- the groL gene encoding chaperonin GroEL (60 kDa chaperone family; promotes refolding of misfolded polypeptides especially under stressful conditions; forms two stacked rings of heptamers to form a barrel-shaped 14mer; ends can be capped by GroES; misfolded proteins enter the barrel where they are refolded when GroES binds), with the protein MAKELKFGEDARRALEAGVNKVANAVKITLGPKGRNVVLEKSWGSPTITNDGVSIAKEIELKDKFEDLGAQLVKEVASKTNDIAGDGTTTATVLAQAMISEGLKNVAAGANPILMKNGINEATKKAVEEIKNVSKKLSGKDEIAHVASISANNKEIGDIIAEAMDRVGEDGVITVEDSKSMETFVEFTEGMQFDRGYISPYFVTNTEKMEAEMKDPYILITEKKISNVKSIVPVLEKVAQAGKPLVIIAEDIEGEALSTLVLNKLRGTLESVAVKAPGFGDRRKAMLQDIATLTGGTVISDDIGLTLEDATVEMLGTADVIRVRKDDTIIVGGSGEKSAIEDRVKQIRGQIANTTSDYEKETLQERLAKLAGGVAVIKVGAATETELKEKKHRIEDALSATRAAVEEGIVAGGGITLIRAKEAVKEVVESLKGDQKIGANVVYASLDAPIRQIAKNAGVEGAIIIDKILQSDDSSYGYDALNDEFVNMFEKGIIDPTKVTRSAVQNAASIASMLLTTEVLVTEEPKEEPEMPANPGMGGMGGMM; encoded by the coding sequence ATGGCTAAAGAATTAAAATTTGGTGAAGATGCAAGAAGAGCTTTAGAAGCTGGAGTTAATAAAGTAGCAAATGCTGTTAAAATAACATTAGGACCTAAAGGAAGAAATGTTGTTCTTGAAAAAAGTTGGGGTTCTCCAACTATAACTAATGATGGAGTGTCAATAGCAAAAGAAATTGAATTAAAAGATAAATTTGAAGATTTAGGAGCTCAATTAGTAAAAGAAGTTGCTTCAAAAACTAATGATATTGCTGGTGATGGTACAACTACAGCAACAGTACTCGCTCAAGCTATGATTTCTGAAGGACTAAAGAATGTAGCTGCTGGTGCTAATCCTATATTGATGAAAAATGGTATAAACGAAGCAACTAAAAAAGCCGTTGAAGAAATTAAAAATGTAAGTAAAAAACTTTCAGGAAAAGATGAAATAGCTCATGTTGCTTCTATATCTGCAAACAATAAAGAAATTGGAGATATAATAGCTGAAGCAATGGATAGAGTTGGAGAAGACGGAGTTATAACAGTTGAAGATTCTAAATCTATGGAAACTTTTGTTGAATTCACAGAAGGTATGCAATTTGATAGAGGTTATATTTCTCCTTATTTTGTAACTAATACTGAAAAAATGGAAGCTGAAATGAAAGATCCTTATATTCTTATAACAGAAAAGAAAATATCAAATGTAAAATCAATAGTTCCTGTACTCGAAAAAGTAGCTCAAGCTGGAAAACCATTGGTTATAATTGCAGAAGATATAGAAGGAGAAGCATTATCAACATTAGTACTAAATAAATTAAGAGGAACTCTTGAATCTGTTGCTGTTAAAGCTCCTGGATTTGGAGATAGAAGAAAAGCTATGCTTCAAGATATAGCAACATTGACAGGTGGTACAGTAATTTCAGATGATATCGGTTTGACTTTAGAAGATGCTACAGTTGAAATGCTCGGTACAGCTGATGTTATAAGAGTTAGAAAAGATGATACTATAATAGTTGGTGGTAGTGGCGAAAAATCAGCTATTGAAGATAGAGTAAAACAAATAAGAGGTCAAATTGCAAACACAACTTCTGATTATGAAAAAGAAACATTACAAGAAAGACTTGCAAAATTGGCTGGTGGAGTTGCAGTTATAAAAGTTGGAGCTGCTACAGAAACCGAATTAAAAGAAAAGAAACATAGAATTGAAGATGCTTTATCAGCTACAAGAGCTGCTGTTGAAGAAGGTATAGTTGCCGGTGGAGGTATAACCTTAATAAGAGCCAAAGAAGCTGTAAAAGAAGTTGTTGAATCTTTAAAAGGTGATCAAAAAATAGGTGCCAATGTTGTTTATGCTTCATTAGATGCTCCTATAAGACAAATAGCTAAAAATGCTGGTGTTGAAGGTGCTATTATAATAGATAAAATTTTACAGTCAGATGATTCATCTTACGGATACGATGCATTGAATGATGAATTTGTAAATATGTTTGAAAAAGGTATAATCGATCCTACAAAAGTTACAAGAAGTGCGGTTCAAAATGCTGCATCAATAGCTTCCATGTTGTTAACAACAGAAGTATTGGTAACAGAAGAACCTAAAGAAGAACCAGAAATGCCTGCAAACCCAGGAATGGGTGGAATGGGCGGAATGATGTAA
- a CDS encoding MFS transporter, which translates to MSKNLKNLILYSFCSSIFWAIYKVVFNLYLRNIGFENDFIGTITSIEMIGSAFLGILIGVLGDRFGKKKLLYFASYGFGLLLFLRVTFPIKTFLLTLSFFSGGFMTSRMMLLNSYIIDITDNSIRGKAFGFNFGVTMGSGLFGNFLGGFLGEFIGFKITLYISAIAYIISNILLYNIPESDKNENTKFKDIFNISDFKEDELYILKYYYIRTFMISFGAGLFVNFGNLIFKDLFDMPPTLIGISLSIAQFGAAMGSIFSPVFSKKIGPMKYVMVLSGLVVPLIISLGFVKSAYLFVILYALRFSFMNMTNPVTMTVVLSSLPKNKVTTINSFRESFNFFARSIAAIMFGLIVSLPNGYTWLFLISSIFYFFAFIVLFKLFKPIKKGKILEELYGNNS; encoded by the coding sequence ATGTCTAAAAATTTAAAAAATTTAATATTGTATTCTTTTTGTAGCAGTATTTTTTGGGCCATATATAAAGTTGTCTTTAACCTTTATCTAAGGAATATAGGTTTTGAAAATGATTTTATTGGTACTATAACTTCTATTGAAATGATTGGATCTGCTTTTTTAGGTATTTTAATAGGCGTTCTTGGAGATAGATTTGGTAAGAAAAAACTTTTATACTTTGCATCTTATGGATTTGGACTTTTGCTTTTTTTAAGAGTCACCTTTCCAATTAAAACTTTTCTTTTGACTTTATCTTTTTTTTCTGGTGGCTTTATGACATCCAGAATGATGTTATTGAATTCATATATAATAGATATAACTGATAATTCAATTAGAGGAAAAGCTTTTGGTTTTAATTTTGGGGTTACTATGGGAAGTGGATTATTTGGGAATTTTCTTGGAGGTTTTTTGGGAGAATTTATTGGATTTAAAATTACTTTATATATTTCAGCAATTGCTTATATAATTTCTAATATTTTGTTGTATAATATACCTGAGAGTGATAAGAACGAGAACACAAAATTTAAAGATATATTTAACATTTCAGATTTTAAAGAAGATGAACTGTATATTTTAAAGTATTATTATATAAGAACATTTATGATAAGTTTTGGAGCAGGTCTTTTTGTAAATTTTGGGAATTTAATATTTAAAGATTTGTTCGATATGCCTCCAACTTTAATAGGTATTTCTCTTTCTATAGCTCAATTTGGTGCAGCTATGGGATCTATTTTTTCACCAGTATTTTCAAAAAAAATAGGGCCTATGAAGTATGTTATGGTTTTATCTGGTCTTGTTGTTCCACTGATAATAAGTCTTGGATTTGTTAAAAGTGCGTATTTATTTGTAATTCTTTATGCTCTGAGATTCTCTTTTATGAATATGACAAATCCAGTTACTATGACGGTTGTGCTGAGTTCTTTACCTAAAAATAAAGTTACAACAATTAACTCTTTTAGAGAGTCTTTTAATTTTTTTGCAAGATCAATTGCAGCCATTATGTTTGGTTTGATCGTATCTCTCCCCAATGGATACACGTGGCTGTTTTTGATTAGTTCAATATTTTATTTTTTTGCGTTTATTGTATTGTTTAAGTTATTTAAGCCTATAAAAAAGGGAAAGATCTTAGAGGAATTATATGGCAATAACTCTTAA
- the pheT gene encoding phenylalanine--tRNA ligase subunit beta — MNISLEWLKDYVDINLNTEEIVDRIKLHSTNVEKTEKLAQGIKNIVIGKVESVKDHPNADRLIICDVNIGKENIQIVTADKSVKKNHLVPVALDGAILKDGFKIKSRKMRGELSQGMFCSLEEVDLEEKSDEVYKIKEEVPLGVDFVEYFKMNDEIIEIEVFPNRPDLLSYTGIAKELEIIDTAKNFKLPSFKKLNKNNSFDIEITDNNCKRYSAAIIKNIKVNASPLWLVRRLATAGIRSINNIVDITNYIMLETGHPVHAFDLNLIKDKIIVRKAVKGEKILLLDEKEYELMGEETLITDKEKILAIGGVMGGELSGINENTTNILLEVAYFDPVNTRKVSKYHKLSTDASYRFERGIDPNDGEFVMGRLVKLIEEIANGVSDGTITDIYPNKINPKEINLRYTYLNEKLGTIVPEEKVQKIIEKFNFKKEKNTDGWKIFPSTKRPDLEIEVDMIEEIGRVFGYHNIESKLPETTLFHGDKNNFFMFKSEIASLMIGNGYNESITFSFMNINNMWLDKSDLKILNPLSAEYEYMRPLVSYGLLDCLSYNYRNQNRDVKLFEIANIYNTTSDGKTKEVPHLAFVATGKENPNDYTDKRMINYYTFKGVLDNLIDFTNIKNLKIKRLKKEGFSYSQSAEIYINDDYIGFIGLLDSQYADKIYDIKDKVYICEVNLEKIYEFSNPINKENKNFDYPAIKREYSFTVPINKEFQEIEQIIKDSGNIIEKINIFDVYKGKGIDEDKISITITVVYRSYEKTLTDEEINPVEEKFLNKLDSMNINLRQKG, encoded by the coding sequence ATGAATATATCCTTAGAATGGTTAAAAGATTATGTTGATATAAATTTAAATACTGAAGAGATAGTAGATAGAATCAAATTACATTCAACAAATGTTGAAAAAACAGAGAAATTGGCTCAGGGTATTAAAAATATAGTTATAGGAAAGGTAGAAAGTGTAAAGGATCATCCAAATGCAGATAGACTTATAATTTGCGATGTAAATATAGGAAAAGAAAATATTCAAATCGTTACGGCTGATAAAAGTGTTAAAAAAAATCATTTAGTACCGGTAGCTTTAGATGGAGCAATTCTAAAAGATGGCTTTAAAATAAAATCGAGAAAAATGAGAGGCGAATTATCTCAAGGAATGTTTTGTTCCCTTGAAGAAGTAGATCTTGAAGAAAAATCAGATGAAGTTTATAAAATAAAAGAAGAAGTTCCACTTGGAGTGGATTTTGTAGAATATTTTAAAATGAATGATGAAATAATAGAAATTGAAGTTTTTCCGAATAGACCTGATTTACTTTCTTATACTGGAATTGCAAAAGAACTTGAAATAATAGATACGGCTAAAAACTTTAAATTACCGAGTTTTAAAAAATTAAATAAAAATAATTCATTCGATATCGAAATAACTGATAATAATTGTAAAAGATATTCAGCTGCGATTATAAAAAATATAAAAGTAAATGCTTCTCCTTTATGGTTGGTAAGAAGACTTGCAACTGCAGGTATAAGGAGCATAAATAATATAGTGGATATAACTAATTATATAATGTTAGAAACTGGACATCCAGTTCATGCATTTGATTTAAATTTGATAAAAGATAAAATTATAGTTAGAAAAGCTGTAAAGGGAGAAAAAATACTATTACTCGATGAAAAAGAATATGAATTAATGGGAGAAGAAACGCTTATAACAGATAAAGAAAAGATACTTGCAATTGGTGGAGTTATGGGTGGTGAACTTTCAGGAATAAATGAAAACACGACAAATATTCTTTTAGAAGTAGCATATTTTGATCCCGTAAACACAAGAAAAGTTTCAAAGTATCATAAATTATCTACTGACGCTTCTTATAGATTTGAAAGAGGTATAGATCCAAATGATGGCGAATTTGTTATGGGAAGACTTGTAAAACTAATAGAAGAAATAGCTAATGGTGTATCTGATGGAACAATTACAGACATATATCCAAACAAAATAAATCCAAAAGAAATAAATTTAAGATATACATATCTAAATGAAAAACTTGGGACAATAGTTCCTGAAGAAAAAGTTCAAAAAATAATAGAAAAATTTAATTTCAAAAAAGAAAAAAATACAGATGGCTGGAAAATATTTCCATCAACTAAAAGACCGGATCTTGAAATAGAAGTAGATATGATAGAAGAAATAGGAAGAGTATTTGGATATCATAATATAGAGTCAAAACTTCCAGAAACTACTTTATTTCATGGAGATAAAAATAATTTTTTCATGTTTAAATCTGAAATAGCTTCATTGATGATTGGAAACGGTTATAATGAATCTATAACTTTTTCTTTTATGAATATAAACAATATGTGGTTAGATAAATCAGATTTAAAAATATTGAATCCACTTTCTGCTGAATATGAATATATGAGACCACTTGTAAGTTATGGACTATTAGACTGTTTATCTTACAATTACAGAAATCAAAATAGAGATGTAAAATTATTTGAAATTGCAAATATCTATAATACTACATCAGATGGAAAAACAAAAGAAGTTCCACATTTGGCATTTGTAGCAACAGGAAAAGAAAATCCAAATGATTATACAGATAAAAGAATGATAAATTACTACACTTTTAAAGGTGTATTAGATAATTTGATAGACTTTACAAATATAAAAAACTTAAAAATAAAACGATTGAAAAAAGAAGGATTTTCATATTCTCAAAGTGCTGAAATTTATATAAACGACGATTATATAGGATTTATAGGATTATTAGACTCTCAATACGCTGATAAGATTTATGATATAAAAGATAAAGTATATATATGTGAAGTAAATCTTGAAAAAATATATGAATTTTCAAATCCAATAAATAAAGAAAATAAAAATTTTGATTATCCGGCAATAAAAAGAGAATATTCTTTTACTGTGCCTATAAATAAAGAGTTTCAGGAAATAGAACAAATAATAAAAGATTCCGGTAATATAATAGAAAAAATAAATATCTTTGATGTATATAAAGGAAAAGGTATAGATGAAGACAAAATAAGTATAACAATAACAGTAGTTTACAGATCTTATGAAAAAACTTTAACCGATGAAGAAATAAACCCTGTGGAAGAAAAATTCTTAAACAAATTAGATTCGATGAATATTAATTTAAGGCAAAAAGGTTAG